Proteins co-encoded in one Haloarcula sp. DT43 genomic window:
- a CDS encoding alpha/beta fold hydrolase, with protein sequence MSSGTTVPRDRALSPDDWSRPAERRYADAQAQLADRYDLAVESRVTATDAAGRVHYLVGGDPDGDAVLLLHGVGTPAAAWLPLFPHLADEYRVYAPDRPGLGLSAAPSYRDRDLRSFLVTYLLDLLDDLAVERPHVVGNSHGGLQAFLLAIDHGRVDRLQLVGAPGGVSRDLPLLFRLLTVRGLNRALFWLMSRGDPVENARQSMARVNVVDASAIPDAFYELLAAGQDLPGRRESQRSLATAQGSFGRAHPLFDVRPEIVRIDRPTQFVWGTADTFWPPAVGRPVAEKMPDAEFHELPAHGHTPWLEPGDAAAELVRGFLDG encoded by the coding sequence ATGAGCAGTGGTACCACAGTACCCCGGGACCGCGCGCTGTCGCCCGACGACTGGTCCCGTCCGGCGGAGCGACGTTACGCGGACGCCCAGGCCCAACTCGCCGACCGCTACGACCTCGCCGTCGAGTCCAGAGTGACAGCGACCGACGCCGCGGGCCGGGTCCACTATCTCGTCGGCGGGGACCCTGACGGCGACGCCGTCCTCCTCCTGCACGGGGTCGGGACGCCGGCGGCGGCGTGGCTCCCCCTGTTCCCCCACCTCGCCGACGAGTACCGCGTGTACGCGCCCGACCGGCCGGGGCTCGGGCTCTCGGCCGCGCCGAGCTACCGGGACCGGGACCTCCGGTCGTTCCTGGTGACGTACTTGCTGGACCTGCTCGACGACCTCGCTGTCGAACGTCCCCACGTGGTCGGCAACTCCCACGGCGGCCTCCAGGCGTTCCTGCTGGCTATCGACCACGGCCGGGTGGACCGACTGCAACTGGTCGGCGCGCCGGGCGGCGTCTCGCGGGACCTCCCCCTTTTGTTTCGGCTGCTGACGGTTCGGGGTCTCAACCGCGCCCTGTTCTGGCTCATGAGCCGCGGCGACCCGGTCGAGAACGCCAGGCAGTCTATGGCGCGGGTCAACGTCGTCGACGCGTCCGCCATCCCGGACGCGTTCTACGAACTGCTCGCCGCCGGGCAGGACCTGCCCGGCCGGCGGGAGAGCCAGCGGTCGCTGGCGACCGCACAGGGCTCGTTCGGCCGCGCCCACCCGCTGTTCGACGTTCGGCCCGAAATCGTGCGCATCGACCGCCCGACGCAGTTCGTGTGGGGGACAGCGGACACCTTCTGGCCGCCCGCCGTGGGTCGCCCCGTCGCGGAGAAGATGCCCGACGCCGAGTTCCACGAGCTCCCGGCCCACGGCCACACGCCGTGGCTGGAACCGGGCGACGCTGCCGCCGAACTGGTCCGTGGGTTCCTCGACGGCTGA
- a CDS encoding translation initiation factor IF-5A, translating into MAREQTEVRELDEGSYVMIEDTPCKINSYSTAKPGKHGSAKARIDAKGVFDEKKRSLSQPVDAKVWVPIINRKQGQVVSTDGNDAQVMDLDTYDTFTMRVPEDIDLQPDDEIEYLQYEEQRKITRS; encoded by the coding sequence ATGGCAAGAGAGCAGACTGAAGTTCGAGAGCTCGACGAGGGAAGCTACGTCATGATCGAGGACACGCCGTGTAAGATTAACTCCTACAGCACGGCCAAGCCGGGCAAGCACGGCAGCGCCAAGGCCCGAATCGACGCCAAGGGCGTCTTCGACGAGAAGAAGCGCTCGCTGTCCCAGCCGGTCGACGCGAAGGTCTGGGTCCCGATAATCAACCGGAAGCAGGGCCAGGTCGTCTCGACCGACGGCAACGACGCGCAGGTCATGGACCTCGACACCTACGACACGTTCACGATGCGCGTTCCCGAGGACATCGACCTCCAGCCCGACGACGAAATCGAGTACCTCCAGTACGAAGAGCAGCGCAAGATCACGCGCTCGTAA
- a CDS encoding HAD family hydrolase translates to MALSFDLFGTLVRADRPSEPWDAVAAALSARSVRVPDDWEAAYRSAHREYDRGREAPLDEHVRLALASRGVEVAAETATAAVLDAFDSPVTVRDGATEAVAAAAQRGPVAVCSNCSVPGLVERTLARADIERRSGRSFDAVVTSVGCGWRKPHPNSFESTADAVGVALADLVHVGDDARTDGGAGRAGAESILLADRSLPTIAEQLREGELC, encoded by the coding sequence GTGGCACTCTCGTTCGACCTGTTCGGGACGCTCGTCAGGGCAGACCGACCCTCGGAACCGTGGGACGCCGTCGCAGCGGCGCTTTCCGCCCGGTCGGTTCGGGTCCCGGACGACTGGGAGGCGGCCTACCGCTCGGCCCACCGCGAGTACGACCGCGGCCGGGAAGCGCCGCTGGACGAGCACGTCCGCCTCGCGCTCGCCAGCCGCGGTGTCGAGGTCGCCGCGGAGACGGCGACGGCGGCCGTCCTCGACGCGTTCGACAGCCCGGTGACGGTCCGTGACGGGGCAACGGAGGCGGTAGCCGCCGCGGCGCAGCGGGGGCCGGTCGCCGTCTGTTCGAACTGCAGCGTCCCGGGGCTGGTCGAGCGAACGCTCGCGCGAGCGGACATCGAACGGCGGAGCGGCCGCTCGTTCGACGCAGTCGTCACCAGCGTCGGCTGTGGCTGGCGGAAACCGCACCCGAACAGTTTCGAATCGACCGCCGACGCGGTCGGCGTGGCGCTCGCGGACCTCGTCCACGTCGGCGACGACGCCCGGACGGACGGCGGCGCGGGCCGTGCGGGCGCGGAGTCGATACTGCTGGCGGACCGCTCGCTGCCGACGATAGCCGAGCAACTCCGGGAGGGAGAGCTGTGCTGA
- the speB gene encoding agmatinase, translated as MFPGAGAEREAADYAVVGAPLDASTSFRPGARFGPRRVRQFAQGFDDFDRRTDQHFTDCAVHDHGDIGPTADTAEYLTYLEGTLSDFDGEGAVPLLVGGEHTVSVAGVRALDPDVFVCLDAHLDLRESYAGDEYSHATVARHALSVADEAVVVGARTGSEAEWDRASEGDVTVVPPEDVADWTPDFDDDRVYLSVDIDAADPGFAPGTGTPEPFGLAPRELRDVVRAVAPQCVGFDVVEVNDRDDGQAATLAAKLLREFVFAHAAGE; from the coding sequence ATGTTCCCCGGTGCGGGGGCCGAGCGCGAGGCGGCCGACTACGCGGTCGTGGGTGCGCCCCTCGACGCCTCGACCTCGTTTCGCCCCGGCGCGCGGTTCGGCCCGCGCCGCGTGCGCCAGTTCGCCCAGGGCTTCGACGACTTCGACCGCCGCACCGACCAGCACTTCACCGACTGTGCCGTCCACGACCACGGCGACATCGGCCCCACGGCCGACACCGCCGAGTACCTCACCTACCTCGAGGGTACCCTCTCGGATTTCGACGGCGAGGGGGCCGTGCCGCTCCTCGTCGGCGGCGAACACACCGTCTCGGTCGCCGGCGTCCGCGCCCTCGACCCGGACGTGTTCGTCTGTCTCGACGCCCACCTCGACCTGCGGGAGTCCTACGCCGGCGACGAGTACTCCCACGCGACGGTGGCCCGCCACGCGCTCTCGGTGGCCGACGAGGCCGTCGTCGTCGGCGCGCGCACCGGCTCGGAGGCCGAGTGGGACCGCGCGAGCGAGGGCGACGTGACCGTCGTCCCGCCGGAGGACGTGGCCGACTGGACGCCCGACTTCGACGACGACCGGGTGTACCTCTCGGTCGACATCGACGCGGCCGACCCCGGCTTCGCGCCCGGCACCGGGACGCCGGAGCCGTTCGGCCTCGCACCGCGGGAGCTACGCGACGTGGTCCGGGCCGTCGCCCCTCAGTGCGTCGGTTTCGACGTGGTCGAGGTCAACGACCGCGACGACGGCCAGGCTGCGACGCTGGCCGCGAAGCTCCTCCGAGAGTTCGTGTTCGCCCACGCCGCCGGCGAGTGA
- a CDS encoding Nif3-like dinuclear metal center hexameric protein gives MNAGDIASRLDDRLDIEAYADIDASPNGLQVGPASQPVEHVAFAVDAAVETIDRAAEAGADLLVTHHGIVWGGMERVTGTHYRRVAPLVDDDLALYVAHLPLDGHQTLGNAAGVADLLGLDNRAPFGSIGGEHIGQRGTLAEPQTVAELADTLGGNFDTGGQSVQVLDFGPSTVEDVAIVTGSGVDWLEEAAETGADVLVTGEGKQQAFHEAREQGIHVVLAGHYATETFGVQSLQAVAEDWGLETTYIDCPTGL, from the coding sequence ATGAACGCAGGAGACATCGCGAGCCGTCTCGACGACCGTCTCGACATCGAGGCCTACGCCGACATCGACGCCAGCCCGAACGGCCTGCAGGTCGGGCCGGCGAGCCAGCCGGTCGAACACGTCGCCTTCGCCGTCGACGCGGCCGTCGAGACCATCGACCGTGCCGCCGAAGCGGGTGCTGACCTTCTCGTGACCCACCACGGTATCGTCTGGGGCGGGATGGAGCGCGTGACCGGGACTCACTACCGCCGGGTCGCGCCGCTCGTCGACGACGACCTCGCGCTGTACGTCGCGCACCTCCCGCTGGACGGTCACCAGACGCTGGGCAACGCCGCCGGCGTCGCGGACCTGCTGGGGCTCGACAACCGCGCGCCCTTCGGGTCGATAGGCGGCGAACACATCGGTCAGCGCGGGACCCTCGCGGAGCCGCAGACGGTCGCCGAACTCGCAGATACCCTCGGAGGAAACTTCGACACTGGCGGGCAGTCCGTCCAGGTGCTGGACTTCGGTCCGTCAACAGTCGAGGACGTGGCAATCGTCACGGGCAGCGGCGTCGACTGGCTGGAGGAGGCGGCAGAGACGGGCGCAGACGTGCTCGTCACCGGCGAGGGGAAACAGCAGGCCTTCCACGAGGCCCGCGAGCAGGGGATACACGTGGTCCTCGCCGGCCACTACGCGACCGAGACGTTCGGCGTCCAGTCGCTCCAGGCCGTCGCGGAGGACTGGGGACTGGAGACGACCTACATCGACTGCCCGACCGGGCTCTGA
- a CDS encoding CobD/CbiB family cobalamin biosynthesis protein has product MLSALAVAVAGGLELTVGEPPTRVHPVAWFGRLVGTVDREWNHPLAVGGLAAMLLPLGAAAAVGAAVALAASFGPLAAVAFAGLTLFLTTSLRNLLSTARGVVADSEADLPAAREGLLALAGRDATDLTAGEVRSAAVESASENLADGLVASLTAFVLGGLVAAGLGLPALPVAAGAAAWVKAVNTMDSMLGYRSKHVGTPAARLDDAVMWLPARLSALLLAVAFASPRSVARARAWLDGVPSPNSGWPMGTAAAALDVRLEKPGVYVLNPAGKLPDGATARRSVTRVGVAGIAAYLLAGLGAYAWF; this is encoded by the coding sequence GTGCTGAGCGCGCTGGCCGTGGCCGTCGCCGGCGGGCTGGAACTCACCGTCGGCGAGCCGCCGACCCGGGTCCACCCCGTCGCGTGGTTCGGGCGGCTCGTCGGGACCGTCGACCGCGAGTGGAACCACCCGCTCGCGGTCGGGGGGCTGGCCGCAATGCTGTTGCCGCTCGGAGCCGCCGCGGCCGTCGGTGCTGCCGTCGCACTCGCCGCGAGCTTCGGGCCGCTGGCCGCCGTCGCGTTCGCCGGCCTCACACTGTTTCTGACCACGAGCCTCCGGAACCTCCTCTCGACCGCGCGAGGGGTCGTCGCCGACAGCGAAGCCGACCTCCCAGCCGCTCGGGAGGGACTGCTCGCACTCGCCGGCCGCGACGCGACGGACCTCACCGCGGGCGAGGTCCGCAGCGCCGCCGTCGAGAGCGCGTCCGAGAACCTCGCAGACGGGCTCGTCGCGTCGCTGACCGCGTTCGTTCTGGGCGGCCTCGTCGCCGCGGGCCTCGGTCTGCCGGCGCTGCCCGTCGCCGCCGGCGCGGCGGCGTGGGTCAAGGCCGTCAACACGATGGACTCGATGCTCGGCTACCGCTCGAAACACGTCGGGACGCCCGCAGCGCGCCTTGACGACGCCGTGATGTGGCTCCCGGCGCGGCTGAGCGCGCTCCTGCTGGCCGTCGCGTTCGCCTCGCCTCGGTCGGTGGCCCGCGCCCGAGCCTGGCTGGACGGCGTCCCCTCGCCGAACTCCGGCTGGCCGATGGGGACGGCCGCCGCGGCGCTGGACGTTCGACTCGAAAAGCCGGGCGTGTACGTGCTGAATCCCGCGGGGAAGCTCCCCGACGGGGCGACGGCCCGGCGCAGTGTGACCCGGGTCGGCGTCGCCGGGATAGCGGCGTACCTATTGGCCGGACTGGGGGCGTACGCGTGGTTCTGA